The DNA segment CGTCCACGGGCTAAAGGTCGTGCAGATCGCATCCTTAAGCGTTCTTGTCACATTACCGTTAAAGTTAGCGACAGCGAAGACTAATTAGGAGACGACCAGATGGGTCAGAAAGTACACCCAACAGGCATACGTTTAGGTATCACCAAAGAGCATACTTCAGTTTGGTATGCAGATGGCTCAGCCTATTCTGAAAACCTGATCAACGATCTAGAAGTTCGTGAATACGTTGCCAAGAAGCTTGAAAGTGCTTCTGTAAGCCGCATCGTTATCGAGCGTCCAGCACAGACTGCGCGTATCACTATTCATACAGCGCGTCCTGGTATCGTTATCGGTAAAAAAGGTGAAGACGTTGATAAGCTGCGTAAAGAGCTGTCCGTCAAAATGGGTGTGCCTGTGCACATCAATATCGAAGAAATTCGTAAGCCTGATTTAGATGCAAAATTGGTTGCACAGAATGTAGCTGGCCAGTTAGAGCGTCGTGTTATGTTCCGTCGTGCGATGAAGCGTGTTGTTCAAAACGCTATGCGTCAGGGCGCACAGGGCATCAAAGTTCAGGTAAGTGGTCGTGTTGGTGGTGCAGAGATTGCACGTACTGAATGGTATCGTGAAGGTCGTGTACCTCTTCATACTCTTCGCGCTGATATTGATTACGCCACTTATGAAGCAGCCACTACTTACGGCATTATCGGTGTCAAAGTATGGATCTTCAAAGGTGAAGTGATTGGCGGTGTTGAAGAAGTAGAACAGAAGCCAAAAGGTAAGAAGGGTGCTGCATAATTAATTCCTGGAATTAATGGCAGGCACAAAAAGAATTTAGATAAAGGGTAAGGGTTCAGCAAATGCTACAACCTAAACGTACAAAATTTCGTAAGATGATGAAAGGTCGCAATCGCGGCTTGGCACATCGTGGCAGCAAAATCAGTTTCGGTGAATACGGCCTAAAAGCTGTTGGCCGTGGCCGAGTAACTGCTCGTCAGATCGAAGCCGCACGTCGTGCGATGACTCGTCACATTAAGCGTGGCGGTAAAATTTGGATTCGTGTGTTTCCAGACAAGCCAATTACCGGTAAGCCTTTAGAAGTTCGTCAAGGTAAAGGTAAGGGTAATGTTGAGTACTGGGTAGCACAGGTTCAGCCAGGCAAAGTTCTTTATGAAGTGCAGGGCGTGAGCGAAGAGTTGGCGCGTGAAGCTTTTGCTTTAGCGGCAGCCAAGATTCCAGTTGCAACCACTTTTGTTAAACGGTCGGTAATGTAATGAAAGCTTCAGAATTACGTGAAAAATCTGTAGAAGAGCTAGGCGCTGAGTTAGTTAAACTGCGTGAAGACCAGTTTAAGCTAAACATGCAAAACGCTACAGGTCAGTTGGGTCAATCCCACCTGTTGAAACAAGCTCGTAAAGATATCGCACGGGTAAAAACTGTGCTTTCAGAAAAGGCAGGTAACTAAGATGTCAGCAAAAGAAAGCGGAGCTCGTACAGCGACGGGTAAAGTCGTTAGCGACAAAATGGATAAAACAATTACTGTTCTTATTGAGCGTAAAGTTAAACATCCTATCTACGGCAAATATTTGATTCGTTCATCCAAGCTTCACGCTCACGATGAAAACAACGAATGCAAAGCTGGTGATGTTGTCACTATCAGCGAGACAAAGCCATATTCCAAGTCTAAGACCTGGAAGTTGGAAAAGATTGAAGAGAGTGCCGTACAGGTATAACGCGCCTCTGGCTTGCCTTGCTAACTAAGGGCTGGCTGGAATCGATAAGAAGGTTTGGAGTAGAAGATGATTCAAACAGAATCGTATTTAGATGTAGCAGATAACAGCGGCGCACGTCGTGTTATGTGTATCAAAGTACTGGGTGGTTCACACCGTCGTTATGCGCGTATTGGTGACCTGATCAAGGTGACTGTGAAGGAAGCGATTCCTCGCGGTAAAGTTAAAAAAGGTCAGGTAATGACAGCGGTTGTAGTACGTACCAAAAAAGGTGTACGTCGCGGTGACGGCTCGATGATCAAGTTTGACGATAACGCTGCAGTTATCCTGAATGCTCAGGATGCGCCAATTGGTACTCGTATCTTTGGCCCAGTAACCCGCGAACTGCGCGGTGAAAAATTTATGAAGATTATCTCTCTGGCCCCTGAAGTACTTTAAGTACTGGTTTAGAGAAGCAGAGAGAGTAGAGGATCGGAAATGCGTAAAATTATGCGAGATGACGAAGTCATCATCCTGGCAGGTAAAGACAAAGGCAAGCGTGGCAAGGTTGTTAGCCAGGTTGGCGAAGATCGTCTGATTGTTTCTGGCATCAATATGATGAAGAAGCACCAGAAGCCTAACCCGCAAGCAAATGTACCTGGCGGCATTATTGAAAAAGAAGCGCCGATTCAGATTTCAAATGTAGCGATTTTTAATAGCGCTACTGCGAAAGCGGATCGTGTAGGTTTTAAAGTTGAAGGTGGCAAGAAAGTGCGTATCTTCAAATCA comes from the Oceanicoccus sagamiensis genome and includes:
- the rpsC gene encoding 30S ribosomal protein S3, which encodes MGQKVHPTGIRLGITKEHTSVWYADGSAYSENLINDLEVREYVAKKLESASVSRIVIERPAQTARITIHTARPGIVIGKKGEDVDKLRKELSVKMGVPVHINIEEIRKPDLDAKLVAQNVAGQLERRVMFRRAMKRVVQNAMRQGAQGIKVQVSGRVGGAEIARTEWYREGRVPLHTLRADIDYATYEAATTYGIIGVKVWIFKGEVIGGVEEVEQKPKGKKGAA
- the rplP gene encoding 50S ribosomal protein L16 codes for the protein MLQPKRTKFRKMMKGRNRGLAHRGSKISFGEYGLKAVGRGRVTARQIEAARRAMTRHIKRGGKIWIRVFPDKPITGKPLEVRQGKGKGNVEYWVAQVQPGKVLYEVQGVSEELAREAFALAAAKIPVATTFVKRSVM
- the rpmC gene encoding 50S ribosomal protein L29 → MKASELREKSVEELGAELVKLREDQFKLNMQNATGQLGQSHLLKQARKDIARVKTVLSEKAGN
- the rpsQ gene encoding 30S ribosomal protein S17, which produces MSAKESGARTATGKVVSDKMDKTITVLIERKVKHPIYGKYLIRSSKLHAHDENNECKAGDVVTISETKPYSKSKTWKLEKIEESAVQV
- the rplN gene encoding 50S ribosomal protein L14, translated to MIQTESYLDVADNSGARRVMCIKVLGGSHRRYARIGDLIKVTVKEAIPRGKVKKGQVMTAVVVRTKKGVRRGDGSMIKFDDNAAVILNAQDAPIGTRIFGPVTRELRGEKFMKIISLAPEVL
- the rplX gene encoding 50S ribosomal protein L24 — its product is MRKIMRDDEVIILAGKDKGKRGKVVSQVGEDRLIVSGINMMKKHQKPNPQANVPGGIIEKEAPIQISNVAIFNSATAKADRVGFKVEGGKKVRIFKSNGEQIDA